The Coregonus clupeaformis isolate EN_2021a chromosome 3, ASM2061545v1, whole genome shotgun sequence genome includes a region encoding these proteins:
- the LOC121544689 gene encoding rho GTPase-activating protein 24 isoform X1, protein MELPCLPTESPTTASSCSTDPLYDNCLPHAGRGRDRGFREMEKERKRERGGLCNPAVTGILHPPSPPGLAPAAAVVPTLGWGRDGRGGGRGTGVLPAHSRCSWVGLGRQGWDMGTNRAERGGERGGGGNKGAREVESVRQQQSPSPSHSDGDTHESALSVYDNLHAVTPAEDAAMETTVTFPTPQRFLRIPVPVSVLMDDGGVSGESSSWSSCEILLAGSSASNGPDQYQDQDPEPELDFNQDQEEPMFQLQPMIQPQPHRPDNFSHLQPLVPPPQASATHPEEPLQQAGSIPVPGARVPPPLPVADPSASALRSLLTSLQQQIARQREEYEERIHSLEERNEALQGEVFDLRANLAQQRRWYSVVQAKILESERGRAAADLRNAALQREMEQFFDTFGELNNEAKKTEKIVRSF, encoded by the exons ATGGAGCTGCCCTGCCTGCCCACCGAATCCCCCACCACAGCCAGCTCCTGCTCCACCGACCCCCTTTACGACAACTGTCTACCCCATGCCGggagaggaagggatagagggtttagggagatggagaaggagagaaagagggaaaggggGGGACTTTGCAACCCTGCTGTAACCGGAATCcttcaccccccctccccccctggcCTGGCCCCAGCTGCAGCTGTGGTTCCCACACTGGGATGGGGGAGAgacgggagaggaggggggagagggactgGCGTGCTGCCAGCTCACAGTCGCTGCAGCTGGGTAGGCCTGGGAAGGCAGGGTTGGGACATGGGGAcaaacagagcagagagaggaggagagagaggaggaggagggaataaGGGAGCGCGGGAGGTGGAGAGCGTTCGGCAGCAGCAGAGCCCCAGCCCGAGCCACAGCGACGGAGACACACACGAGAGCGCTCTCTCCGTCTACGACAACCTCCACGCCGTGACCCCCGCTGAGGACGCTGCCATGGAAACCACCGTGACCTTCCCCACGCCCCAGCGCTTCCTGAGGATCCCGGTGCCGGTCTCGGTGCTGATGGATGACGGAGGGGTCAGTGGGGAGAGCAGCTCCTGGTCTTCCTGTGAAATCCTCCTAGCAGGGAGCAGCGCCAGCAATGGACCAGACCAGTACCAAGACCAGGACCCAGAACCAGAACTGGACTTTAACCAGGACCAGGAAGAGCCCATGTTCCAACTCCAGCCAATGATCCAACCACAACCCCATCGACCAGATAACTTCTCCCATCTCCAGCCCCTGGTCCCACCTCCACAGGCTTCTGCCACCCATCCAGAAGAGCCTCTCCAGCAGGCTGGTTCTATCCCTGTACCTGGGGCCCGGGTTCCCCCTCCCCTGCCCGTGGCAGACCCCTCAGCCAGCGCCCTCCGCAGCCTCCTCACCAGCCTCCAGCAGCAGATAGCAAGGCAGAGAGAGGAGTATGAGGAACGCATACACAG TCTGGAAGAGAGGAACGAGGCTCTCCAGGGAGAGGTGTTTGACCTGAGGGCTAACCTGGCTCAGCAGAGGCGGTGGTACTCTGTGGTCCAGGCTAAGATCTTGGAGTCAGAGAGGGGCCGGGCTGCAGCAGACCTTCGCAACGCAGCCCTGCAGAGGGAGATGGAGCAGTTCTTTGACACCTTCGGGGAGCTCAACAACGAGGCCAAGAAGACAGAGAAAATCGTCAGGAGTTTCTGA
- the LOC121544689 gene encoding rho GTPase-activating protein 24 isoform X2, producing MELPCLPTESPTTASSCSTDPLYDNCLPHAGRGRDRGFREMEKERKRERGGLCNPAVTGILHPPSPPGLAPAAAVVPTLGWGRDGRGGGRGTGVLPAHSRCSWVGLGRQGWDMGTNRAERGGERGGGGNKGAREVESVRQQQSPSPSHSDGDTHESALSVYDNLHAVTPAEDAAMETTVTFPTPQRFLRIPVPVSVLMDDGGVSGESSSWSSCEILLAGSSASNGPDQYQDQDPEPELDFNQDQEEPMFQLQPMIQPQPHRPDNFSHLQPLVPPPQASATHPEEPLQQAGSIPVPGARVPPPLPVADPSASALRSLLTSLQQQIARQREEYEERIHSLEERNEALQGEVFDRRANLAQQLLCPSSSPTLSS from the exons ATGGAGCTGCCCTGCCTGCCCACCGAATCCCCCACCACAGCCAGCTCCTGCTCCACCGACCCCCTTTACGACAACTGTCTACCCCATGCCGggagaggaagggatagagggtttagggagatggagaaggagagaaagagggaaaggggGGGACTTTGCAACCCTGCTGTAACCGGAATCcttcaccccccctccccccctggcCTGGCCCCAGCTGCAGCTGTGGTTCCCACACTGGGATGGGGGAGAgacgggagaggaggggggagagggactgGCGTGCTGCCAGCTCACAGTCGCTGCAGCTGGGTAGGCCTGGGAAGGCAGGGTTGGGACATGGGGAcaaacagagcagagagaggaggagagagaggaggaggagggaataaGGGAGCGCGGGAGGTGGAGAGCGTTCGGCAGCAGCAGAGCCCCAGCCCGAGCCACAGCGACGGAGACACACACGAGAGCGCTCTCTCCGTCTACGACAACCTCCACGCCGTGACCCCCGCTGAGGACGCTGCCATGGAAACCACCGTGACCTTCCCCACGCCCCAGCGCTTCCTGAGGATCCCGGTGCCGGTCTCGGTGCTGATGGATGACGGAGGGGTCAGTGGGGAGAGCAGCTCCTGGTCTTCCTGTGAAATCCTCCTAGCAGGGAGCAGCGCCAGCAATGGACCAGACCAGTACCAAGACCAGGACCCAGAACCAGAACTGGACTTTAACCAGGACCAGGAAGAGCCCATGTTCCAACTCCAGCCAATGATCCAACCACAACCCCATCGACCAGATAACTTCTCCCATCTCCAGCCCCTGGTCCCACCTCCACAGGCTTCTGCCACCCATCCAGAAGAGCCTCTCCAGCAGGCTGGTTCTATCCCTGTACCTGGGGCCCGGGTTCCCCCTCCCCTGCCCGTGGCAGACCCCTCAGCCAGCGCCCTCCGCAGCCTCCTCACCAGCCTCCAGCAGCAGATAGCAAGGCAGAGAGAGGAGTATGAGGAACGCATACACAG TCTGGAAGAGAGGAACGAGGCTCTCCAGGGAGAGGTGTTTGACCGGAGGGCTAACCTGGCTCAGCAGTTACTgtgtccctcctcctcccccactctatcttcctaa